From one Catenuloplanes nepalensis genomic stretch:
- a CDS encoding poly-gamma-glutamate hydrolase family protein — translation MDRLHRRTLLAALGVIAAPPIAVATGARPAPAADDLYSSNTDLYRKLAALEHIDWTRRYRRHAAAHTGTTPFPATTILAVHGGGIEPGTSELAIAIAGYHPSDETPGNGPLHDHWLFEGLRPSGNAELHVTSTHCDDPVALSLTGGARRTVSLHGCTATQAGLEPDAAAVLVGGLDQDLKATLRQRFDIAGIRNIDASTVPALAGTDPDNIANRTYTRAGTQLELTTKLRDLMFGENTRARRKHTTTTIFDAFVTATRLALTD, via the coding sequence ATGGACAGGCTGCACCGCCGGACCCTGCTGGCCGCGCTCGGCGTGATCGCCGCACCGCCGATCGCGGTCGCGACCGGCGCCCGTCCCGCGCCGGCGGCGGACGACCTCTACTCGTCGAACACCGACCTCTACCGGAAGCTCGCCGCGCTCGAGCACATCGACTGGACCCGCCGCTACCGCCGGCACGCGGCCGCGCACACCGGCACCACGCCGTTCCCGGCCACCACGATCCTGGCGGTGCACGGCGGCGGCATCGAGCCCGGCACGTCCGAACTGGCCATCGCGATCGCCGGCTACCACCCCTCGGACGAGACGCCGGGGAACGGCCCGCTCCACGACCACTGGCTCTTCGAGGGCCTGCGGCCGTCCGGCAACGCGGAGCTGCACGTCACCTCGACCCACTGCGACGACCCGGTCGCTCTCTCGCTGACCGGCGGCGCCCGCCGCACCGTCTCGCTGCACGGCTGCACCGCCACCCAGGCGGGCCTGGAACCGGACGCCGCCGCGGTCCTGGTCGGCGGCCTCGACCAGGACCTGAAGGCCACGCTGCGCCAGCGGTTCGACATCGCGGGCATCCGGAACATCGACGCGTCCACGGTGCCCGCGCTGGCCGGCACCGACCCGGACAACATCGCCAACCGCACGTACACCCGCGCCGGCACCCAGCTGGAGCTGACCACGAAGCTGCGCGACCTGATGTTCGGCGAGAACACTCGCGCCCGGCGCAAACACACCACCACGACGATCTTCGACGCGTTCGTCACCGCGACCCGGCTCGCGCTCACGGACTGA